Below is a window of Pseudomonas sp. B21-040 DNA.
TTTCGACATCGAGAAGCTGTCCTGGCTCAACGGCCAATGGCTGCGTGATCTGCCGGTGGAAGAGTTCGCCTCGCGCCTGCAGACCTGGGCGCTGAACCCGGAATACATGATGAAGATCGCGCCGCACGTTCAGGGCCGCGTTGAAACCTTCAGCCAGGTGGCTCCGCTCGCCGGTTTCTTCTTTGCCGGCGGCGTGAATCCGGATGCCAAATTGTTCGAATCCAAGAAGCTTTCGGGCGATCAGGTGCGTCAGTTGATGCAGTTGATCCTGTGGAAGCTGGAAAGCCTGCGTCAGTGGGAAAAGGACAGCATCACCGCGACGATTCAGGCAGTGGTCGAATCGCTGGAATTGAAGCTGCGTGACGCCATGCCGCTGATGTTTGCCGCGATCACAGGCCAGGCCAGCTCGGTGTCGGTGCTGGATGCGATGGAAATCCTCGGTCCGGACCTGACCCGTTTCCGTCTGCGCCAGGCAATTGACTTGTTGGGCGGCGTGTCGAAGAAGGAAAACAAGGAGTGGGAAAAACTCTTGGGCAACATCGCCTGATCCACTCCGTTCCCGTGTAGCAGCTGCCGAAGGCTGCGTTGGGCTGCGCAGCGGCCCTTTGTGGCCGCTACACATTTTGTCTGAAAGGGCAGGGTGGCCGAATCGCGAGTGCTGCGCACTCGAACGCAGCCTGCGGCAGCTGCTACAGGGACGGATCTGGCCTCGGATTTACGGGGTTCGGCGGTAAGTGATTGTTATGTCGGCAAAAAACTTTGAAATATTTTAAAAATAAGTTTGACAGCTTTTCGATCCGCCATTAAGATTCGCCCCGTCCTCAGCGATGAGGGGCTATAGCTCAGCTGGGAGAGCGCTTGCATGGCATGCAAGAGGTCGACGGTTCGATCCCGTCTAGCTCCACCAATTTACACTTCAAGGTCTGGCCACACCGGCCTTGAAGCGATCAACACTCAGCGTTGATCTGTTGTATAGAAGGGTTTGCGTCCCCTTCGTCTAGTGGCCTAGGACACCGCCCTTTCACGGCGGTAACAGGGGTTCGAGTCCCCTAGGGGACGCCAGTTTTACAGAAGCAGTGTCGCAAGATGCTGCTCCGCCGCCAGGCGATAAATCGGGGCTATAGCTCAGCTGGGAGAGCGCTTGCATGGCATGCAAGAGGTCAACGGTTCGATCCCGTTTAGCTCCACCAATTTTACAGTTCAAGGTCTGGCCACGCAGACTTTGAATCGATCAGCTCTCAGCACTGATCAGTTGTATAGAAGGTTTTGCGTCCCCTTCGTCTAGTGGCCTAGGACACCGCCCTTTCACGGCGGTAACAGGGGTTCGAGTCCCCTAGGGGACGCCACGATTACCCGCTATGCGGGATTTTATAAGGGTCATTCAATTATTGAATGGCCCTTTTGTTTGTCTGGCGTTTGGCCAAATCCCCCTAATTCTTTCAAACTGTTCTTCAGACCAGCGGTCACATCCACGACTTGCGTAAAATTATTATGAGAATAATATTCTAGTCGTAATATTCGGAGGCAACGATGAACGATAAAAAAGCACAAACCCGCGAACGCATCCTCAAGGCTGCCAGTGCAGCGCTGATCCAGCGCGGCCCGGCAGAGCCGAGCGTGGGCGAAGTCATGGGCGCAGCCGGCCTGACCGTCGGCGGCTTCTACGCCCACTTCGAAAGCAAGGACGCCATGATGCTGGAGGCCTTCAAGCAATTGCTGGGTCACCGTCGTGACCTGATTGCTGACATGGACGCCCAGTTGACTGGCGAAGAGCGTCGCGCGTTGGTGGCGGCTTTTTACCTGTCACGCAAACACCGTGATTCCTCCGAGTCGGCGTGCCCGATTCCGGCTTCTGTTGGTGAACTGGGGCGGCTGCCGGACGCGTTTCGTGTCGCACTCAATGAGCATGTGGAAATGATGGTCGCGCAGTTGGCGGCCAGCCCGGAAGACACCGACAAGGCCCTGGCTGACATGGCGTTGATGGTGGGTGGTTTGGCTCTGGCGCGGGCGCTGGGGCCGGGAGAGTTGTCCGATCGATTACTGCGCGCCGCCAAATCTGCGGTGCAGTGACCTGAAGGCTGCGGCCTGGGGAGAATGCGATGAGCACGTTGAAGTGGGTTCGTGGCGTTAATGGCACCTTGGGCTGGTTCGCCCCGAAACTGGTCGCGAGCAAAATGCGACTGGCATTCATGACGCCGCGAGAACTGCCGCCGCGTGATTGGGAGCTGCCGTTGCTGGCGAAGTCCGAACGCATCACGCTGCGTTTCGGCCTTTCGGCGCTGCGCTGGGGGCAAGGCCCTGCGGTGTTGTTGATGCACGGTTGGGAAGGTCGGCCGACTCAGTTCGCCAGCCTCATCGCCGCGCTGGTGGAGGCCGGTTACACCGTGGTCGCCCTCGACGGCCCGGCGCATGGTCGCTCACCCGGTGAAGAAGCCAACGTCGTTCTGTTCGCCCGGGCCATGCTGGAAGCCGCTGCCGAACTGCCCCCGCTGCAAGCGGTCATTGGTCATTCGATGGGGGGCGCCAGTGCCATGCTCGCCGTGCAGTTGGGCCTGCGTACCGAGACCCTGGTGACTATCGCTGCTCCGGCGCGAATTCTCGGGGTGCTGCGCGGTTTCGCCAAGTACGTACGACTGCCCCCCAAAGCCCGCTCGGCATTCATTCGTCAGGTTGAGAAAGACGTGGGCATGCGCGCGGCGGCGCTGGATGTGGCGCACTATCAACTCGACATGCCCGGTCTGATCGTCCATGCCGAGGATGACTGCTACGTTTCGGTCAAGGAATCCCAGCTGATCCACGAAGCCTGGTTCGACAGCCGCTTGTTGCGCCTGCAAGAGGGTGGCCATCAGCGGGTGCTGGCGGATCCTCGGGTCATTGATGGCGTGCTATCACTGTTGGCCGGTCGCAGCCTGCAATCGCGCCAATCGGCGTAGGCATCCGTTACACTGCCCCGGTCGACATTATCTGACCGGGAGTGGGGCATGAGTTGGGATCGGGCAACGCCATTTATCATTGATCTGCAAGTAGGCGCCGAGGACATCGATGGGCTGGGTCACGCCAATAATGCGGTGTACGTGACGTGGCTCGAGCGCTGTGCCTGGCGCCACTCGCAGCGTCTAGGCCTTGATCTGGTCGAGTACCGGCGGCTGGACCGGGCAATGGCGGTCGTGCGGCACGAGATCGATTACCTGGCCGCGGCCTATGAGGATGACGAATTGCAGTTGGCGACCTGGATCGTCGATTGGGATCAGCGCCTTAAAATGACCCGACACTTCCAGTTGAAGCGCCCGAGCGACAACACCACCTTGCTGCGGGCTCAAACCACCTTCGTCTGCATCGAGCTGTCGACCGGCAAGCCCAAGCGCATGCCGGCCGAGTTCATCGAGGGCTACGGCCCGGCGCTGGCAGTCGCGATCTAACCTGTCTTCGCTGGCCTCATCGCGGGCAAGCCCGGCTCCCACAGGGGGCGGTGCTGGGCACAGATTTGTGTACGATGCTAACCCTGTGGGAGCCGGGCTTGCCCGCGATGGCGTCTGCACAATCGTCACCGTCCGGTCTGACGAAATACCTTCTGCGCGCCGAAACCAGTAAACTGCCGCACGTTTTTCGTCGAGTGTGTTTTTCATGCAAATTGCTTTGGCGCCCATGGAGGGGTTGGTCGACAACATCCTGCGGGACGTGCTGACCCGTGTGGGCGGTATTGATTGGTGCGTGACCGAGTTCATCCGGATCAACGATCAACTGCTCACGCCTGCCTACTACCACAAGTTCGGCCCTGAACTGCTGACCGGTGCCCGCACCGCCTCCGGCGTGCCGCTGCGCGTGCAACTGCTGGGTTCCGATCCGGTGTGCCTGGCCGAAAACGCCGCGCTGGCGTGTGAGCTGGGTTCTGAAGTCATCGACCTGAACTTCGGTTGCCCGGCCAAGACCGTCAACAAGTCTCGCGGCGGCGCGGTGCTGCTCAAAGAGCCTGAACTGCTCAACGAAATCGTCGAACACGTGCGTCGTGCGGTGCCTGCGCACATCCCGGTGACCGCCAAGATGCGCCTTGGTTTCGATAGCCCGGACGGCTCGCTGGTGTGTGCCACAGCCCTGGCCGAAGGCGGCGCGGCGCATATCGTGGTGCATGCCAGGACCAAAACCGATGGCTACAAACCACCGGCGCACTGGGAGTGGATCCCGCGAGTGCAAGAGGTGGTCAAGGTGCCGGTGTTTGCCAATGGCGACATCTGGAGTGTCGAAGACTGGCGTCGTTGCCGCGAAATCAGCGGCGTGGAAGACATCATGCTCGGTCGCGGCCTGGTCTCGCGTCCGGACCTGGCCCGGCAAATCGCGGCGGCACGCGCCGGTGAAGCCGTCGTCGAGATGACCTGGGCCGAGCTGTTACCACTGATCCAAGACTTCTGGCTGCAAGCTAAGGCGCAGATGACTCCCCGCCAATCCCCCGGTCGCTTGAAGCAGTGGCTGGCCATGTTGACGCGCAATTATCCGGAAGCCGTCGAGCTGTTTACTGTCCTGCGTCGCGAGACCGAGCTGGATCAGGTCAGTCGTTTGTTGGGCCTGAGACTCCCGGAAGCGGCCTGAAAAAAATCTCGAAATAATCTCTTGAAATGCAATCAGCGGTCCCTATCTAAGGGTTACGCGATGCCGAATTCGGGTCGCGGAGACAAAAAACCTTGCTGTTGTTTTCAGGAGATTTGAACCATGACTACTGCATTTTCCCTGGCCCCATTGTTCCGTTCCTCGGTGGGTTTCGACCGTTTCAACGACCTGTTTGAAACCGCCCTGCGTAATGAGCCAGGCAGCACCTACCCACCTTACAACGTGGAAAAACACGGTGATGACCAATACCGCATCGTCGTCGCCGCCGCCGGTTTCCAGGAAGAAGACCTGGACCTGCAAGTCGAGAAAGGTGTGCTGACCATCAGTGGTGGCAAACGTGACGCGAGCGAAGGCGTGACCTTCCTGCACCAAGGCATCGCCCAGCGTGCGTTCAAACTGTCGTTCCGCCTGGCGGATCACATCGAGATCAAAGCCGCTGACCTGCGTAACGGTCTGTTGAGCATCGATCTGTTGCGCATCGTTCCAGAAGAGGCGAAAGCCAAGCGCATCCCGATCAACGGGACGCAAAAACCGGCTCTGCAGCACTAAGGCAGAGTAATGAAAAGGGCGCCATCGGCGCCCTTTTTTGTGTTTGTGTCCCGTCATTTCAGGAGCTTCTGCAACGCCTCTGCCGGCAACGGCCGACTGTGCAAATACCCTTGGTAAAAATGGCAGCCCAGTCCCTGTAAAAACTCCAATTGCTCCGCCGTCTCCACCCCTTCGGCAATCACCTTCAACTCCAGGCTACGCGCCATGGCGACGATGGCGCGGATGATTTCGGCGTCGTTGGGGTCGGTCGTGGCATCGCGGATGAACGACTGATCGATTTTCAGGGTGTCGACAGGCAAGCGCTTGAGATAGGTCAGTGAGGAGTAGCCGGTGCCGAAGTCGTCCATCGCGAAACTCACGCCGAGCTTTTTCAGGCGACGCATTTTACTGATGGTGTCTTCCAGGTTCTGGATGACGATGCCTTCAGTGATTTCCAGTTTCAGCAGCGAGCAGGGCAGGCCGTGGCTGGTAAGGCTGTGTTCGATGCGTTCGACGAAGTCGTTTTGGCGGAATTGTCTTGGGCTGATGTTCACGCACAGGCTGAAGCTGAGCGGGTTGACCAGGCCTTTGTCGACCAGTTTTTTAAAGTCTCTGCACACTTCGTCGACAATCCAGGTGCCGACTTCAAGAATCAGGCCGCTGTCTTCCAGCACCTTGATGAACTCGGCAGGTGCCTGTGCGCCGAGTTCCGGGTGGTCCCAGCGCACCAGTGCCTCGGCGCCGACAATGCGATTGCCCCGGGCGTCGATCTGGGGTTGGTAATGCACATGGAATTCGCCCCGGGAAAGGGCCAGACGCAGGTCGGTTTCCATGCGCAGGCGTTCGCTGGCGGCCTTCTGCATGGTGTTGTGATACATCTGCGTGGTGTTGCGACCCGAATCCTTGGCGCGGTACAGCGCAATGTCGGCGCGTTTAAGCAAATCGGTCGGGGTCGAGCCGTGGTCGGGGATCAGTGCGATGCCGATGCTCGGCGTCACCTGCAGGCGCTGGCCATCAAGGAACATCGGTTCCGACAACAATTCTCGCAAGGTGTCGGCCAATTCCCGTACCTGGGTGCTGACTTCGTTGCGCGAACCTTCCAGGCCGCTGAGCAATACCACGAATTCATCACCGCCGAGCCGCGCCACGGTGTCTTCCATGCGCACGCTGGCTTCGAGTCGCGCGGTGATGATTTTCAGCACCGTATCGCCGACCGGGTGACCGAGAGAGTCGTTGATGTGCTTGAAGTGATCGAGGTCGAGAAACAGCAGCGCACC
It encodes the following:
- a CDS encoding TetR/AcrR family transcriptional regulator, which gives rise to MNDKKAQTRERILKAASAALIQRGPAEPSVGEVMGAAGLTVGGFYAHFESKDAMMLEAFKQLLGHRRDLIADMDAQLTGEERRALVAAFYLSRKHRDSSESACPIPASVGELGRLPDAFRVALNEHVEMMVAQLAASPEDTDKALADMALMVGGLALARALGPGELSDRLLRAAKSAVQ
- a CDS encoding alpha/beta fold hydrolase, translating into MSTLKWVRGVNGTLGWFAPKLVASKMRLAFMTPRELPPRDWELPLLAKSERITLRFGLSALRWGQGPAVLLMHGWEGRPTQFASLIAALVEAGYTVVALDGPAHGRSPGEEANVVLFARAMLEAAAELPPLQAVIGHSMGGASAMLAVQLGLRTETLVTIAAPARILGVLRGFAKYVRLPPKARSAFIRQVEKDVGMRAAALDVAHYQLDMPGLIVHAEDDCYVSVKESQLIHEAWFDSRLLRLQEGGHQRVLADPRVIDGVLSLLAGRSLQSRQSA
- a CDS encoding thioesterase family protein, with product MSWDRATPFIIDLQVGAEDIDGLGHANNAVYVTWLERCAWRHSQRLGLDLVEYRRLDRAMAVVRHEIDYLAAAYEDDELQLATWIVDWDQRLKMTRHFQLKRPSDNTTLLRAQTTFVCIELSTGKPKRMPAEFIEGYGPALAVAI
- a CDS encoding tRNA-dihydrouridine synthase, which gives rise to MQIALAPMEGLVDNILRDVLTRVGGIDWCVTEFIRINDQLLTPAYYHKFGPELLTGARTASGVPLRVQLLGSDPVCLAENAALACELGSEVIDLNFGCPAKTVNKSRGGAVLLKEPELLNEIVEHVRRAVPAHIPVTAKMRLGFDSPDGSLVCATALAEGGAAHIVVHARTKTDGYKPPAHWEWIPRVQEVVKVPVFANGDIWSVEDWRRCREISGVEDIMLGRGLVSRPDLARQIAAARAGEAVVEMTWAELLPLIQDFWLQAKAQMTPRQSPGRLKQWLAMLTRNYPEAVELFTVLRRETELDQVSRLLGLRLPEAA
- a CDS encoding Hsp20 family protein — encoded protein: MTTAFSLAPLFRSSVGFDRFNDLFETALRNEPGSTYPPYNVEKHGDDQYRIVVAAAGFQEEDLDLQVEKGVLTISGGKRDASEGVTFLHQGIAQRAFKLSFRLADHIEIKAADLRNGLLSIDLLRIVPEEAKAKRIPINGTQKPALQH